Proteins encoded together in one Pseudomonas arsenicoxydans window:
- a CDS encoding Ig-like domain-containing protein, with the protein MWWSKGKSRVTEGARALASPMIISLEPRMLFDGAVAATVADAAQPDSHPTADAAKAPAADHPVASKDTHGQADAAAATAPVAVPGQSVVFVDSRVKDADSLLKGVAPGTQVVQLDASKDGLQQIADYLDHHQGVSSVQIIAHGNAGDLWLGDSYLSADNVAARSAVLAEIGKDMNVGGDIMIYGCYTAEGERGLSFVDSLAQLTGRDVAASSNRTGVGGDWNLEIATGNIESANVLSTQSMSEYQWGLATWTATNNANTGVGSLRAAIASAQNGDIVTFSTGMTVQLTSELLINKNVTVDGDLNNDGVADVTLDGQYKTRVVEVASGSTVKLDGLVITRGLVSGTGGNGGYGATGSMAGGIFNSGNLTLNNVTVTSNAASGGGGGGGVTGAFYGGAGGGGGGLGGQGGGHGGSAGPGTGTLGGQAGGGGIGGYGGGYDATHMGGRGGTSTGGAGGVGVAYYSNGGNGATATNGTISIGGGGGGAGWDKVGGAGGNAVGGIYNASTGTLTIVGTSSITNNIGAGGGGGGGGGYGSNPSNGGVGGRGVGAIWNKGTVLITAANFAKITGNAAGSGAGGAALGGGTTGTSPTSVATIYNDGGVLNTAYSPPPTATIVVSDTTLSIGETSLVTITFSEAVTGFTNADLTIANGTLSAVGSGDGGITWTATFTPTASISDTTNVITLDNTGVINGLGTAGVGTTNSNNYIVDTARPTVGIVFTDTALKVGETSLVTFTFNEAVTGFTNADLTIANGTLTAVSSGDGGITWTATFTPTASITDATNLITLDNTGIADLAGNAGSGTTDSSNYAIDTVRPTATIVVADNALNIGETSLVTFTFSEAVTGFTNADLAIANGTLTGVSSSDGGITWTATFTPTTSVNDTTNLITLNNTGISDLAGNAGAGTTDSNNYAIDTLRPTATIVVADNALKIGETSLVTITFSEAVTGFTNADLTLANGTLTAVSSSDGGITWTATFTPTTSISDTTNLITLDNTGVTDLVGNAGSGTTNSNNYAIDTVRPTATVVMADTALKIGETSLVTITFSEAVSGFTNADLTITNGTLTAVSSSDGGITWTATFTPSASINDATNLITLDNTGVADLAGNAGSGTTDSNNYAIDTVRPTATIVLADSTLIAGETSLVTITFSEAVTGFTNADLTIANGTLTAVSSGDGGITWTATFTPTVGVKDSTNLITLANTGVADLSGNAGSGTTNSGNYTIDTVLPTATIVVADNALKIGESSLVTITFSEAVTGFTNADLTLANGTLTAVSSSDGGITWTATFTPTASITDATNLITLDNSGVQAAGSGNVGSGTSNSNNYAIDTVRPTATVVMADTALKIGETSLVTITFSEAVSGFTNADLTITNGTLTAVSSSDGGITWTATFTPSASINDATNLITLDNTGVADLAGNAGSGTTDSNNYAIDTVRPTATIVLADSTLAAGETSLVTITFSEAVTGFTNADLTIANGTLTAVSSSDGGITWTATFTPTVGVKDSTNLITLANTGVADLSGNAGSGTTNSGNYTIDTVLPTATIVVADNALKIGESSLVTITFSEAVTGFTNADLTIANGTLTAVSSSDGGITWTATFTPTTSITDATNLITLDNSGVQNGSGNAGSGTTDSNNYAIDTQRPTATIVVADAALGVGQTSLVTITFSEAVSGFTNADLTIANGTLSAVSSSDGGITWTATFTPTASITDATNLITLDNTGVADLAGNTGSGTTDSNNYVIDSQRPTATIVLSDATLKPGETALVTITFSEAVSGFDNSDLSVANGTLSNVTSSDGGITWTATFTPTAGITDASNLITLNNSGVSDLAGNAGTGVINSANYVVETQVPTATIVIADNALKVGETSGVTITFSEAVSGFSNADLTIANGTLSNVSSSDGGITWTATFTPSANVTDTTNLISLDNSGVTNASGNAGVGVTDSNNYAVDTARPTATIVVADNRLGIGETTTVTITFSEAVSGFDLSDLSVANGVLSNLASSDGGVNWTATLTPTANINDATNLILLDTGNVADAAGNAGASIAISNNYALDATRPTATIVVANPHLGIGQTTLVTFTFSEVVSDFDLSDLSVTNGELSNLTSSDGGKTWTATFTPTANMSDPSNFIALDTSNVSDQAGNTGSGVAVSNNYAIDGERPTATVVIANPNLSAGQTSLVTFTFNEAVSGFDLSDISVANGTLSNLSSNDGGITWTAVLTPSANVNTTNNAISVNTSGVSDASGNTGIGLSSSNSYAVNTVATTSPLVIVSPDPEFRVTQPVSVPDQPNVPLQPIIFAPPSGTLGSPLTFAPLFEDRVIGNGIRPLGDIFMNRGALSPSFIAQVFSSSESGGDGTGHGFLGFGGGDGGVFSTSTLSSLFNQDTASERDSLNTFGSHSIKGGDASQGLRGVFGALTLNQQLQQLTDTEQRQVDRLAAALKQVGISEMQA; encoded by the coding sequence ATGTGGTGGAGCAAAGGCAAGTCGCGGGTTACTGAAGGCGCACGGGCGCTGGCCTCGCCAATGATCATCTCCCTTGAACCGCGAATGCTGTTCGACGGCGCGGTTGCGGCCACGGTGGCGGATGCGGCTCAGCCAGACAGCCACCCCACGGCCGACGCGGCCAAGGCTCCTGCTGCCGATCACCCCGTCGCCAGCAAGGACACGCACGGCCAGGCCGATGCCGCGGCAGCGACGGCGCCCGTTGCGGTGCCGGGCCAGAGCGTGGTGTTCGTCGATTCCCGGGTCAAGGACGCCGACAGCCTGCTCAAAGGCGTGGCGCCAGGTACTCAAGTGGTCCAGCTGGATGCGAGCAAGGATGGCTTGCAGCAGATCGCTGATTACCTCGATCACCATCAGGGCGTCAGTTCGGTGCAGATCATTGCCCATGGCAACGCGGGCGATCTGTGGTTGGGCGACAGTTACCTTTCAGCCGATAACGTCGCCGCCCGCAGTGCGGTGCTGGCGGAAATCGGCAAGGACATGAATGTCGGCGGCGACATCATGATCTACGGCTGCTACACCGCCGAAGGTGAGCGGGGCTTGAGTTTCGTCGATTCCCTGGCGCAATTGACCGGCCGTGACGTGGCCGCGTCCAGCAACCGCACCGGCGTCGGTGGCGACTGGAATCTGGAGATCGCCACCGGCAACATCGAAAGTGCCAACGTGCTGTCGACCCAGTCCATGAGCGAATACCAATGGGGGCTGGCGACCTGGACCGCCACCAACAATGCCAACACCGGGGTTGGGTCCCTGCGTGCGGCCATCGCCTCGGCACAGAACGGCGATATCGTCACATTCAGCACCGGCATGACGGTGCAATTGACGTCCGAGCTGCTGATCAACAAGAACGTCACAGTCGATGGCGACCTGAACAACGACGGTGTGGCTGACGTGACTCTCGACGGTCAATACAAGACCCGAGTGGTTGAAGTCGCGTCTGGCAGCACTGTGAAACTTGATGGCCTGGTGATCACCCGAGGCCTGGTGTCGGGCACTGGCGGTAATGGTGGTTACGGTGCCACGGGGTCGATGGCCGGGGGGATTTTCAACTCAGGCAACCTGACCCTGAACAACGTGACCGTGACCTCCAACGCCGCTTCCGGTGGCGGTGGCGGCGGCGGTGTCACGGGCGCTTTTTACGGCGGCGCCGGTGGTGGCGGCGGCGGCTTGGGCGGCCAGGGCGGGGGGCATGGCGGTTCGGCCGGGCCGGGCACCGGCACGTTGGGCGGCCAGGCGGGCGGCGGCGGTATCGGTGGTTACGGTGGTGGTTACGACGCTACCCACATGGGCGGTCGCGGCGGCACCAGCACTGGCGGCGCGGGCGGGGTAGGCGTTGCTTATTACAGCAACGGCGGCAACGGTGCGACTGCCACCAATGGCACGATTTCCATTGGTGGCGGTGGCGGCGGGGCTGGTTGGGACAAAGTCGGTGGCGCCGGCGGCAACGCAGTGGGCGGGATCTACAACGCCTCTACCGGTACCTTGACCATCGTCGGCACCTCCAGCATTACCAACAATATTGGCGCGGGTGGGGGCGGTGGCGGCGGCGGTGGTTATGGCAGCAATCCTTCCAATGGCGGTGTGGGCGGCCGGGGCGTCGGCGCAATCTGGAACAAAGGCACGGTGCTGATCACTGCAGCCAACTTTGCGAAGATAACCGGCAACGCGGCGGGCAGTGGCGCCGGTGGTGCGGCCCTGGGCGGAGGGACGACCGGCACCTCGCCAACCTCCGTCGCGACCATCTACAACGACGGCGGTGTACTCAATACCGCGTATTCGCCACCGCCGACCGCGACCATTGTGGTCTCTGATACGACCTTGAGCATCGGCGAAACCTCGCTCGTGACGATTACCTTTTCCGAAGCCGTGACGGGTTTTACCAACGCCGACCTGACGATTGCCAACGGCACCTTGAGCGCCGTGGGCAGCGGCGATGGAGGCATCACCTGGACGGCGACGTTCACGCCGACCGCCAGTATCTCCGATACGACCAACGTCATCACCCTGGACAACACCGGGGTGATCAATGGCCTGGGTACGGCCGGCGTCGGCACGACCAACTCCAATAACTACATCGTCGATACCGCACGCCCAACCGTCGGTATCGTGTTCACCGACACGGCGCTCAAAGTCGGCGAAACCTCCCTTGTCACGTTCACTTTCAACGAGGCCGTGACCGGTTTTACCAATGCTGACCTGACCATCGCCAACGGTACATTGACCGCCGTGAGCAGCGGCGACGGTGGGATTACCTGGACGGCAACATTTACGCCCACAGCCAGCATCACTGACGCGACCAACCTGATCACCCTGGACAACACCGGCATCGCCGACCTGGCCGGCAATGCCGGCAGCGGAACCACCGATTCCAGCAACTATGCGATTGATACCGTACGTCCGACCGCAACCATTGTGGTTGCCGACAATGCGCTGAACATCGGTGAAACGTCCCTCGTCACCTTTACATTCTCTGAAGCGGTGACTGGCTTCACCAACGCCGACCTGGCCATCGCCAATGGCACGTTGACTGGGGTCAGCAGCAGTGATGGCGGTATCACCTGGACGGCAACGTTTACTCCGACCACCAGCGTCAACGATACGACCAACCTGATTACCCTCAACAACACCGGGATCAGTGATCTGGCCGGCAACGCCGGCGCAGGCACCACCGATTCGAACAACTATGCGATCGACACCTTGCGGCCAACCGCAACCATCGTCGTGGCGGACAATGCACTGAAAATTGGCGAAACCTCACTGGTGACCATTACCTTCTCCGAGGCAGTGACCGGTTTCACCAACGCGGACCTGACCCTCGCCAACGGCACATTGACCGCTGTGAGCAGCAGCGACGGCGGCATCACCTGGACGGCAACGTTCACGCCGACCACCAGCATCTCTGACACGACCAACCTGATCACCCTGGACAATACCGGCGTCACCGATCTTGTGGGCAATGCTGGCAGCGGCACCACCAATTCGAACAACTACGCCATCGACACTGTGCGCCCGACCGCCACGGTGGTTATGGCGGACACTGCGCTGAAAATCGGCGAAACCTCGCTGGTGACCATCACATTCAGTGAAGCAGTGAGCGGTTTCACCAATGCCGACTTGACCATCACCAACGGTACCTTGACGGCCGTGAGCAGCAGCGACGGCGGGATTACCTGGACGGCGACTTTTACTCCGAGCGCCAGTATCAACGACGCGACCAACCTGATCACCCTGGACAACACCGGCGTTGCCGACCTGGCCGGCAACGCCGGCAGTGGCACCACCGATTCCAACAATTACGCCATCGATACCGTCCGGCCTACCGCCACGATTGTATTGGCCGATAGCACCCTGATCGCGGGCGAAACCTCGCTGGTGACCATCACGTTCTCCGAAGCGGTGACCGGGTTCACAAACGCCGACTTGACCATCGCCAACGGCACGTTGACGGCGGTGAGCAGCGGCGATGGCGGCATTACCTGGACCGCGACTTTCACGCCGACGGTTGGCGTGAAGGATTCGACCAACCTCATCACCCTGGCCAATACCGGCGTCGCCGATCTGTCCGGCAACGCGGGCAGCGGCACTACTAACTCCGGCAACTACACGATCGACACCGTGCTGCCGACAGCCACCATCGTCGTGGCGGACAACGCGCTGAAAATCGGTGAATCCTCCTTGGTGACCATCACGTTCAGTGAGGCAGTGACCGGTTTCACCAACGCGGACCTGACCCTCGCCAACGGCACGTTGACCGCTGTGAGCAGCAGCGACGGCGGCATTACCTGGACCGCAACTTTCACGCCGACCGCCAGCATCACCGACGCCACCAACCTGATCACGCTGGACAATAGCGGCGTGCAGGCCGCCGGCTCTGGCAACGTAGGAAGTGGCACCTCCAATTCCAACAACTACGCCATCGACACTGTGCGCCCGACCGCCACGGTGGTTATGGCGGACACTGCGCTGAAAATCGGCGAAACCTCGCTGGTGACCATCACATTCAGTGAAGCAGTGAGCGGTTTCACCAATGCGGATTTGACCATCACCAACGGCACCTTGACGGCCGTGAGCAGCAGCGACGGCGGGATTACCTGGACGGCGACTTTTACCCCGAGCGCCAGTATCAACGACGCGACCAATCTGATCACCCTGGACAACACCGGCGTCGCCGATCTGGCCGGCAACGCCGGCAGCGGCACCACCGATTCCAACAATTACGCCATCGATACAGTCCGGCCGACCGCCACGATTGTGTTGGCCGATAGCACCCTGGCCGCGGGCGAAACTTCGCTGGTGACCATCACGTTCTCCGAAGCGGTGACCGGGTTCACCAACGCCGACTTGACCATCGCCAACGGCACGTTGACGGCGGTGAGTAGCAGCGATGGTGGCATCACCTGGACCGCGACTTTCACGCCGACGGTTGGCGTGAAGGATTCGACCAACCTCATCACCCTGGCCAATACCGGCGTCGCCGATCTGTCCGGCAACGCGGGCAGCGGCACTACTAACTCCGGCAACTACACGATCGATACCGTGCTTCCGACGGCGACCATTGTGGTGGCTGACAACGCGCTGAAAATCGGTGAATCCTCGCTGGTGACGATCACCTTCAGCGAGGCCGTGACAGGTTTCACCAACGCCGACCTGACCATCGCCAACGGCACACTGACAGCGGTGAGCAGCAGCGACGGCGGCATCACCTGGACGGCGACCTTCACACCGACCACCAGCATCACCGACGCGACTAACCTAATCACGCTGGACAATAGCGGTGTGCAAAACGGCTCGGGCAACGCTGGCAGCGGCACCACCGATTCCAACAACTACGCCATCGACACCCAGCGACCCACCGCGACTATCGTAGTGGCTGACGCAGCACTGGGCGTGGGTCAAACCAGCCTGGTGACCATCACCTTCAGCGAGGCAGTGAGCGGTTTCACCAACGCGGATTTGACTATCGCCAACGGCACCTTGTCCGCCGTGAGCAGCAGCGATGGCGGTATTACCTGGACGGCAACGTTTACGCCCACTGCCAGCATCACTGACGCGACCAACCTGATCACGCTCGATAACACCGGCGTCGCGGATCTGGCGGGCAACACGGGCAGTGGCACCACCGATTCCAACAACTACGTCATCGACAGCCAGCGCCCGACCGCGACCATCGTGTTGAGCGATGCGACCCTGAAACCGGGCGAAACCGCGCTGGTGACCATCACTTTCAGCGAGGCCGTCAGCGGTTTCGACAACAGCGACCTGAGCGTTGCCAATGGCACGTTGAGCAACGTCACCAGCAGCGATGGCGGCATCACCTGGACTGCAACCTTCACCCCGACTGCCGGCATTACCGATGCCAGTAACCTCATCACCCTGAATAATTCCGGCGTCAGCGATCTGGCTGGCAACGCCGGGACAGGCGTTATCAATTCGGCCAATTACGTCGTTGAAACCCAGGTGCCGACCGCGACCATCGTGATCGCCGACAACGCCCTCAAGGTGGGTGAAACGTCTGGGGTAACCATCACCTTCAGTGAAGCCGTCAGCGGTTTCAGCAACGCTGACCTGACCATCGCCAACGGCACGTTGAGCAACGTCAGCAGCAGCGATGGCGGCATCACCTGGACCGCGACCTTCACGCCTTCTGCCAATGTGACGGACACCACTAACCTGATCAGCCTGGACAACAGCGGCGTGACCAACGCTTCTGGCAACGCCGGCGTGGGCGTGACCGATTCCAACAACTACGCGGTCGACACGGCGCGTCCGACCGCGACCATTGTGGTGGCAGACAACCGCCTGGGCATCGGCGAGACCACCACGGTGACCATCACCTTCAGCGAAGCGGTGTCCGGTTTCGACTTGTCGGACCTCAGCGTGGCCAATGGCGTGCTGTCCAACCTGGCCAGCAGTGACGGCGGCGTGAACTGGACCGCGACCCTGACGCCGACGGCAAACATCAACGACGCCACCAACCTGATCCTGCTCGACACCGGCAACGTGGCCGACGCCGCCGGCAATGCCGGTGCCTCGATTGCCATCTCCAACAACTACGCCCTCGACGCCACCCGCCCGACCGCCACCATCGTGGTCGCCAACCCGCATTTGGGCATTGGCCAGACGACACTCGTGACATTCACCTTCAGCGAGGTGGTGAGCGATTTCGATCTGTCGGATTTGAGCGTGACCAACGGCGAATTGAGCAACCTCACCAGCAGCGACGGCGGCAAAACCTGGACCGCGACCTTCACGCCGACCGCGAACATGTCCGATCCGAGCAACTTCATCGCCCTCGATACCAGCAACGTCTCCGACCAGGCAGGCAACACGGGCAGCGGCGTCGCGGTGTCGAACAATTACGCCATCGACGGCGAGCGGCCGACCGCCACCGTTGTCATCGCCAACCCGAACCTGAGCGCCGGCCAGACGTCGCTGGTGACGTTCACCTTCAATGAGGCCGTTAGCGGGTTCGACCTGTCTGACATCAGTGTGGCCAACGGCACGTTGTCCAACCTGTCGAGCAACGACGGCGGCATCACCTGGACGGCGGTGCTGACACCAAGCGCCAACGTCAACACGACCAATAACGCCATCAGCGTGAACACCTCGGGTGTCAGCGATGCATCCGGCAATACCGGCATTGGCCTC
- a CDS encoding sulfotransferase family protein, whose amino-acid sequence MQQFHFISGLPRSGSTLLSAILLQNPRFHAGMTSPVGSLFSGVLEQCSAGSEFGSVIDTDLRRRLLRGLFDSFYADKADKPVVFDTNRLWSSRLPAISDLFPQAKVIACVRNVAWVMDSIERLYRANPFENTKLFGDAIERNTVYSRCETLAQRNRLVGFAWAALKEAYYGEHADSLLIVDYDLLTQAPDRVMRLVYDFIGEPWFEHDFDHLAYDAPEFDQALGVSGLHKVKPKVQLQSRRTILPPDLFKQYAELSFWLDGSASAANVIRMKADAAIS is encoded by the coding sequence ATGCAACAGTTCCATTTCATTTCCGGCTTGCCACGGTCGGGTTCGACCCTACTGTCGGCAATCCTGTTGCAGAACCCGCGTTTTCACGCCGGCATGACCAGCCCCGTTGGTTCACTGTTTTCCGGGGTCCTGGAACAGTGCAGTGCCGGCAGCGAGTTCGGTTCGGTGATCGATACCGATCTGCGCCGCCGTTTGCTTCGTGGGCTGTTCGATTCTTTCTACGCCGACAAGGCTGACAAACCGGTGGTGTTCGACACCAACCGCTTGTGGAGCTCGCGCCTGCCCGCCATCAGCGATCTGTTCCCGCAAGCCAAGGTGATTGCTTGCGTGCGCAATGTCGCCTGGGTCATGGACAGCATCGAGCGCTTGTATCGTGCCAACCCCTTTGAAAACACCAAATTGTTTGGCGACGCCATTGAGCGCAACACTGTTTACAGCCGCTGTGAAACCCTGGCCCAGCGCAATCGCCTGGTGGGTTTCGCCTGGGCTGCACTCAAGGAAGCCTATTACGGCGAACACGCCGACTCGTTGCTGATTGTCGATTACGACCTGCTGACACAGGCGCCGGATCGGGTAATGCGGCTGGTCTACGATTTTATTGGCGAACCCTGGTTCGAGCATGACTTCGACCACCTCGCCTACGATGCGCCGGAGTTCGATCAGGCCCTCGGCGTCTCAGGCCTGCACAAGGTCAAACCCAAGGTCCAACTGCAATCGCGGCGCACGATCCTGCCACCAGACTTGTTCAAGCAATACGCAGAATTGTCCTTTTGGCTCGATGGCTCAGCCAGCGCTGCCAATGTCATTCGTATGAAAGCCGATGCCGCGATCAGTTGA
- a CDS encoding glycosyltransferase family 39 protein produces the protein MEVRRETPVDGAQGPHAAPRPWASVQRLLRWVREHWLLPILVLATAVRFYDLTAAAIWGDEGSSLLLSQYSLSEIWSHAAHDVHPPLYFMLLHGWIELFGDGIFSIRCLSALPGIATVWLGVWLMDLIATRRAALLTGVLLALLPTAVRYSQEVRMYSLLGLWLIGATIALVYWIRYPRRTRYLVAYALLMTAAFYTHYFTALCVVCHWLYLGVIRLQPGYRLRHIQRPGWWLANGAIVLLYLPWVPSLIDLIQHMDLLKANGDVGWEDPVTISSLPSMIWSFLIQDDGEKLPTPLFIAMPLALLALMWVALARDRSVFRGSALVAIYSVVPLLLVFGVSFISPVFIERYVTAYALGLPMIAALAIDRLYSGFRVIALMALMLFVGVELVGLKNNATVDTNDQISVMVEYVNQHFVAGDRIVTSDMLWYLSYVYYNRTDTKPLLYTPPLPNGTSGRPNAYGFGTLVTQDVYIDSLGSLPKGTGRVWLIGTAEGPDEFAPLPAGWQGVNKTQAGGANARLFVMH, from the coding sequence ATGGAAGTACGCAGAGAAACGCCGGTTGATGGCGCCCAGGGCCCACATGCTGCACCTCGCCCCTGGGCGAGTGTTCAGCGCTTGCTGCGGTGGGTGCGCGAGCATTGGCTGTTACCGATCCTGGTTTTGGCCACTGCGGTGCGTTTCTACGACCTGACGGCGGCGGCAATTTGGGGCGACGAAGGTTCCAGTCTGCTGCTGAGCCAATATTCGTTGAGCGAGATCTGGTCGCACGCTGCTCATGATGTGCATCCACCGCTGTATTTCATGCTCCTGCATGGCTGGATCGAGCTGTTCGGCGACGGTATTTTCTCGATCCGATGTCTTAGCGCATTGCCCGGGATCGCCACGGTATGGCTTGGCGTATGGTTGATGGACTTGATCGCCACTCGGCGTGCCGCGCTGCTGACCGGTGTTCTGCTGGCGCTGCTGCCCACGGCGGTGCGTTACAGCCAGGAAGTGCGGATGTACTCGCTGCTGGGCCTGTGGCTAATCGGCGCGACGATTGCCTTGGTCTACTGGATCAGATACCCCCGGCGCACGCGTTATCTGGTTGCCTACGCCCTGCTGATGACGGCAGCGTTCTACACCCATTATTTCACGGCCCTCTGCGTAGTTTGCCACTGGCTGTACCTGGGGGTGATTCGTTTACAGCCAGGCTATCGATTGCGGCACATTCAACGCCCTGGCTGGTGGCTGGCGAACGGGGCCATCGTGCTGTTATACCTGCCGTGGGTGCCGAGCCTGATCGATTTGATCCAGCACATGGATCTGCTCAAAGCCAATGGCGATGTCGGGTGGGAAGATCCCGTCACGATCAGCTCCTTGCCTTCGATGATCTGGTCGTTCCTGATCCAGGACGATGGCGAAAAGCTTCCGACGCCGCTATTTATTGCCATGCCTCTGGCGTTGCTGGCCTTGATGTGGGTGGCACTGGCACGCGACCGCAGTGTTTTTCGTGGCAGTGCTTTAGTGGCGATCTATAGCGTTGTACCGCTGCTACTGGTGTTTGGGGTGTCGTTTATTTCGCCGGTGTTCATCGAGCGTTACGTCACTGCGTACGCCCTCGGCCTGCCGATGATCGCTGCGCTGGCCATTGATCGCCTGTATTCGGGTTTTCGGGTGATTGCTCTGATGGCGCTGATGCTGTTTGTCGGTGTCGAACTGGTGGGACTGAAAAACAACGCCACGGTGGATACCAATGACCAGATCAGTGTCATGGTCGAGTACGTCAACCAGCACTTCGTTGCCGGGGACCGGATCGTCACCAGCGATATGCTTTGGTACCTCAGCTATGTTTATTACAACCGTACCGACACCAAACCGTTGCTGTACACGCCACCGTTGCCCAATGGCACGTCGGGGCGGCCGAATGCCTATGGTTTCGGCACGCTGGTCACCCAGGACGTTTACATCGACAGCCTCGGCAGCCTGCCCAAAGGCACCGGTCGCGTATGGTTGATCGGAACCGCCGAGGGGCCGGACGAATTTGCGCCATTGCCAGCAGGGTGGCAGGGCGTTAACAAAACCCAGGCGGGAGGCGCCAATGCGCGCTTGTTCGTGATGCATTGA
- a CDS encoding phage tail protein, protein MEVFMGTIQPFAFNFAPNGWALCNGQTLAVQQYNALFALLGVNFGGNGSTNFMLPNLQGRMPVCMGNGLNLTPRVIGEFSGTENVTATLTNLPNHTHALSGLTATTTLQLASPASNPVTNPTATNSYIGASGGGPGSASIYSDAQGSAAVPLKGVATSVTGEISSAGNGLPMETMNPFLVLNFSIALNGLFPSRN, encoded by the coding sequence ATGGAAGTATTTATGGGCACTATTCAGCCTTTCGCCTTTAACTTTGCCCCCAATGGCTGGGCCCTGTGCAATGGCCAGACGTTGGCGGTCCAGCAATACAACGCGCTTTTCGCACTGTTGGGCGTCAACTTTGGAGGCAATGGCAGCACCAACTTCATGCTGCCCAACCTCCAGGGTCGCATGCCGGTCTGCATGGGCAACGGCCTGAACCTGACTCCACGCGTCATCGGCGAATTCTCCGGGACCGAGAATGTCACCGCAACGCTCACCAACCTGCCCAATCACACCCACGCCTTGTCCGGGCTCACGGCCACCACCACGCTGCAACTGGCCAGCCCGGCAAGCAACCCGGTCACCAATCCGACCGCGACCAACTCGTACATCGGTGCTTCTGGTGGCGGCCCCGGCTCGGCGAGCATCTACTCCGACGCGCAAGGCTCTGCGGCCGTGCCACTCAAAGGCGTAGCGACCTCGGTCACGGGGGAAATCTCGTCCGCCGGTAACGGCCTGCCCATGGAAACGATGAACCCGTTCCTGGTGCTCAACTTCAGCATCGCCTTGAACGGATTATTCCCGTCGCGCAACTGA
- a CDS encoding DUF6916 family protein, producing the protein MLKQVQSQHFQALLGKTGTLHLPDGSELPIHLDNLVETPRSQLPNSERMPFSVELNSLGPTTFVDGLCSLELPELGQVQDIFVSRVPAMGRDPGVGYFYIAFN; encoded by the coding sequence ATGCTGAAACAGGTTCAAAGCCAACACTTTCAGGCGTTGCTGGGCAAGACCGGGACACTGCATCTGCCCGACGGCAGTGAGTTGCCGATCCATCTCGACAACCTTGTAGAAACACCTCGTTCGCAGTTGCCTAACAGCGAACGCATGCCGTTCAGTGTCGAGTTAAACAGCCTTGGCCCCACTACGTTTGTCGACGGACTGTGCTCGCTGGAGTTGCCGGAGCTAGGTCAGGTCCAGGACATCTTCGTTTCCCGGGTGCCAGCGATGGGGCGTGACCCGGGCGTGGGATATTTCTACATCGCCTTCAACTGA
- a CDS encoding GNAT family N-acetyltransferase, with amino-acid sequence MANTNSVAADDLVVRPSRASDEPFLQRLYQAARPDLQWIDGEREVVEQVVAQQFQVQEQGVGERFPNAMHYVVEKLDTAIGALTTDFGPNEIRVLYLAFIPQARGQGYGRKVLQGVQKAAQQVRCPVATVVWANNPHARQHYLALGFQVEEQNPAAERLVWYPQV; translated from the coding sequence ATGGCCAATACCAATTCAGTGGCGGCGGACGACTTGGTGGTGCGGCCTTCTCGGGCCAGCGACGAGCCCTTTCTGCAGCGTCTGTACCAGGCGGCGCGGCCGGATTTGCAATGGATCGACGGTGAGCGCGAAGTGGTTGAGCAGGTGGTTGCCCAGCAATTTCAGGTACAGGAACAAGGTGTGGGGGAGCGGTTCCCCAACGCCATGCATTACGTCGTGGAAAAGCTCGACACGGCCATCGGTGCGTTGACTACTGATTTTGGTCCCAATGAAATTCGTGTGCTGTATCTGGCGTTCATTCCTCAGGCTCGCGGCCAGGGTTACGGCCGCAAGGTGCTGCAAGGCGTACAAAAGGCCGCGCAACAGGTTCGCTGTCCGGTGGCCACGGTGGTCTGGGCCAACAATCCCCATGCGCGCCAGCATTATCTGGCGCTGGGGTTTCAGGTCGAGGAGCAAAACCCGGCGGCGGAGCGATTGGTTTGGTATCCGCAGGTTTGA